In Aedes albopictus strain Foshan chromosome 3, AalbF5, whole genome shotgun sequence, the following are encoded in one genomic region:
- the LOC115260117 gene encoding myophilin: protein MSVNRAPKSGFAAEAQRKINSKYSEELAAECLEWIKEVTGEPINTSGEMDNFYEVLKDGVLLCNLANAIEAGTVKKINTSKMAFKCMENISAFLEGAKKFGVPPQETFQTVDLWERQNLNSVVICLQSLGRKAGKYGKPSIGPKEADKNERQFSDEQMRAGQTVISLQYGSNKGATQSGINFGNTRHM from the coding sequence ATCAACTCCAAATACAGCGAAGAGCTCGCCGCGGAATGTTTGGAATGGATCAAGGAAGTGACCGGCGAACCGATCAACACCTCCGGCGAGATGGACAACTTCTACGAGGTGCTCAAGGATGGCGTCCTGTTGTGTAACCTGGCCAACGCGATCGAAGCCGGTACGGTTAAGAAGATCAACACCAGCAAGATGGCCTTCAAGTGCATGGAGAACATCTCGGCCTTCCTCGAGGGTGCCAAGAAGTTCGGCGTTCCACCGCAGGAGACCTTCCAGACCGTGGACCTGTGGGAACGGCAAAACCTCAACTCGGTAGTCATCTGCCTGCAGTCGTTGGGCCGAAAAGCCGGTAAGTATGGCAAGCCATCGATCGGACCCAAGGAAGCCGACAAGAACGAACGCCAGTTCAGCGACGAGCAGATGCGTGCCGGTCAGACCGTGATCTCGCTGCAGTACGGTTCCAACAAGGGAGCGACCCAGAGTGGTATCAACTTCGGCAACACCAGACATATGTAA